ATAAGCTACCATTGACTTGCCCATTACAATTCTTTTTCCACTTCCTACAATTTTACTAACGATTTCCCTTGCTTGTTCTGCATTTTCAGCAAAGTAAGCTTTACCTCCTATTCTCTCGACTGACTTCATAGTCATTTCTATATAATAATCTAAATTGCTTAGTACTTCTAACTTGCCTTCTCTAACTTTTCTAGCTAAGTCCTCTAAATAAGGATGCTCTCTCAATACTTTAAACACTCTAGGAACGTTATGCTCTACCCCTCTCTTTATGGCAATATCCCAATCACTCACCTTTAATCACCTCTGCAAAATCATAAGCCTCTACATAAGGGGAAAGATTAGCATAGCAAAATGGACAAGCTAAGAGGACTTTACTGTTAACACTCTTTAATGCCTCAGCCCTACTTTTAGCTATCTTATCACTTATCTCCTTATTCACTGGTGCTAATGGTCCACCGCAACACATTGAAGTTTCCTTGCCTGTAACCATCTCATCCTCCTTTAGTATTATCCCAGAATTCTTAATAATATCCCTAATTATATCTCTCATCCCTAGAAATCTTGAATATAAGCAAGAATCATGAAATACATAAGTTCCTTCCCCTCTTATTTTAACACCCCTTAGTACTTCAAAATAATTTACAATTTCTACATTCCAAGAGATCATCTCCTTAATTCTAAATAAAGTATAGTGAGTATGTGGATCCACTGTTATTATCTTTTTTACATTATGTGAGGAGAAGAAATCGACTAGCTTTTTAGCGTACTCTTTGAATTCCTCTATCATCCCCATTTCCAATAGAATTGTACCACTATATGGTTCTTCATCATATAAGTAGCCAAAATCTTGGGTCTTTTTAAGTATCATAGCAATATTCCTCAAAATTTTATTGGAACGTTCATCTTTGGGTTTATAAAAAACCTTCAAGAAAGAGGAAAATCTTTCTACACCTTTAAACCTAGATAAGGAAGGTAATATTTCATCGAATTTCTTACCTAATTCCGCCAACTGATATGCACAACCAGTGTAAAGGATAGTCTCACCTCCTTTCTTAATATTTAACCCGTTAGCCCACTCATAACAGACACTTTTATTTACCGGGAAGGGAAGATAGTCCTCCATTAAATACTTCACTAAGTTTTTTCTAATGAAATTAAGTTGTTCCTCACTTATCATTAAGACTAATTATCTTGTTATATAATAAGTTTTTATCCTAACGTGTGCAATATTATATATGTATGATTGTGAAAAACTTCATAACTGGACCTCTAGCTACTAACACATATTTAGTAATATCACAAAATGAGGCTATAATAATTGATGCAGGAGGAGATATGAATGAAGTTATCAATGAAATACGAAAGAACAAACTATCATTAAAATACATTATAGCTACTCATGGACACTTTGATCACATTATGGGAGTTAACCAACTAAAGAATGAATTTCCCTCTACTAAATTCTTAATTAATGAAAAGGATTTAGGGTTATTAAAAAGAGCTAGCAGTATGGCATCAACATTCCTAAACCTATCAATATCAGATATAGTGAGTCCAGATGAATACATAAGGGAGGGAGATGTAATAAAAATTGGTGAAAATAGTTTAAAGGTAATTGAAACCCCCGGACATACGATGGGGAGCATTTGCGTTCTTACTAATGGTTACATATTTACTGGAGATACTTTATTTTACGGTACTGTGGGCAGGACTGATTTAGGTGGATCTGAGAAGTTATTAAGAGAAAGCTTGGAAAGACTAAAACAACTACAAGATGAACTCATAGTCTATCCCGGTCACGGTCCATTTACAATCCTGGGTTATGAAAAAGTTAAAAATCCGTTCTTGACAATTGATATTCTTCCATAATAATATAGAGAGGAAAAAATAAACCTATTCTATACTTTCTAATTTACTTTCTAAGTCATCTAACATAACTGATAATCTTCTTGATAATCTCTTGTCTTGGATAGAGTTTATTTTATCCCTTATTTCGTCTAGAAGTTCCCTAGCCTCGTCACATTCATCACAATTCGAATTACCGCAACTAACGCATTTTTCAACTATACGTTCAGCCTTATCTAATAATCTTCTAATCTCAGTTTCCATGATAGTGTATATCCCCATGTAATTTAATAAACTTTAGCTATAACTATGGAGAGTAAAGAAACTAAATCAATTTCATAGAAATGAATTCGTGGACGTCACTTATACGCAAGGAAAAGATAATATATTCCAATAAATAAAAATAAAAGATAAAATAGTTTTTATTATTATAATCATGATGAGATTATACTTATTTTGAACCCTAAGTATGTTGGCTAGGGATAATATAACATTATACACTTCAAAAACCATGTTAAGTAAATATGAATTATTCCGCCCACACAGTTGAGCATATAGTGAGAGAATTTAATGCTTCTTAAGGGAAAACTTACTATATCACATATAACAGAGACCCTCCCCTCCATAAGTAATTTCTGCCCTTATCAGCTCTACTATAAATTACAGTCTTTTCAGCTTATGAAAATTTTCATAATTGGAATTTATCCCTAACCTCACCTTAATGACTTAAGCTTCCTTTACCTCAATAAGGTTAAACTCGTAGATATCGTCGCTCTATCTAAATACACATTTGGTAAAATAATAATAAGAATTACATCTACTCCTCCTCAGTTTCTGACTTAAGTAATCTTTATAATCATATTCTAAAATATGATATTTGTGAATATGATATTTATAGATAGGGAAAGGGAATTGGAAAGTTTACGTCAAAGACTTAATTCACCAAACTTTGAACTCATAATCATCTATGGTCGTAGAAGAATAGGTAAAACTACATTAATATTGAAAGCAACAGAAAATACCGAAAATTCCATTTACTATCTAGCTACTGAAGGAAACAATCTTCAAAAATTTAAGGAAATCAGCAGAAAGAAATTCCCAGAGATAGAATATATTAAAGAAGATTGGGAAGCGTTATTCAATTTCCTAAAGGATAAAGTAATAATCATAGATGAGTTTCCCTACATGATAGAAGAGGACAAAACAATAATATCAACATTCCAAAGAATAGTAGATAACATACTTAAAAATAGTAAAACGAAGCTAGTCCTACTGGGCTCATCAATTTCCATTATGGAAAACGCACTATCATACAAAAGCCCCCTATACGGAAGGAGAACAGCATCGATGAAAATAAAGGAATTGAAATTCAAAGATTTAAAATACTATAATCTGTCAATAGAGGAGGCTATAAAGATTTACGGGTTTGCTGGTGGCGTTCCCTTTTATCTAAATAAAGTGAGAACACCATTTTACAACTGGATTAATGAAGAATTAAAAAAACCTGACTCTTTCATAAAGGACGAAATAGATTTCCTTCTAAGATATGAATTTAAAGACATCTCAACATATAAGGAAATACTATTTGCAATATCATTAGGAAAAAACACCCTAGGTGAAATAAAGGATTTCGTGAAAGTTAAAGGCGATATAAGTTCCTACTTGAAAAAACTAGAAAGAATTGAATTAATTTCAAGAGAAGTTCCAGTTACAGAAGGAATAAGATCCAAGAGGGGAAGATATATCATAGTGGATAACTTTACAAATTTCTGGTTTAGATTCATTTATCCCAACTTAAGTTTAATAGAAGAAGGTAAATATGAAATAGATGAAAAAGAATACAATGAGTATTTAGGTCTTGTCTTTGAAAAGATTTGCAGAGAGTACATCAAAGATAAATATAACGTTAAGAAGATAGGTAAACAATGGTGGAAAGATATAGAAATAGACATACTTGCATTGGGTGACATGAAAATTGCTGGAGAATGTAAATGGAGTGAAAACGTAAATCCCGTCAAAATATTAAGCAATTTAGAGGAGAAATTAAAAAAGCTAGATATTTCCGTAGATAAATATATCATCTTTGCTAGAAGTTTTTCAAATAATGAAAAAATAGATAAAGCTGAGTTTATAGATATAAAAAATATAAGAAAATGGTTCTTTTCCTAATCAAGAAGAATTTCTAGTAATAGTAGTAATTTTATAATATAAAATACATAAAATAATATCAAGATTATTTTATTCCGGACTTTTTATCTAATGGAAGTGTTGTAAGGGCGGAGTAGCTTACCATTATTAATTTTAAGCCAAAGACCATCCACAAATGTTATGAGATAGTTATATCTCTCAATTTTTTATCTCTCACATAAAATGTTATAAAATGTTTTGACAATAGTAGAAAACTTATAACAATAAAAACACTACCATTAATTATTTCGCAAAATGACTTTAGCTTGATAAAAAATCTTAAACAGTCTTCATTATTCTACTAATAACTATTCACGGTAAGACAATATGCTCTCATTATATTTCACGTTATCCTTGTGATTATGCGAATGCAGTCTCATTAGGATAAATTTCAGCAAATACCGTAGTATTGTAGGCATCTAATTGAACTACTAATGTATAATTCCAAACTCTTGCTGGTAAGGTAAAGTTGTATATCAATGGAGCTGGTAATTTAACCACCTTATTTACTTTAACAACCGTGGAATTCACTAGACTTGTAACGTTATACCAGATTCCATTATTAGCATAAAATACTCCTACTAACGTATAATTCTGATCACCTTTAATAACTATAAGAGAAGATTTACTTGGAGTAGAATTGAAAAATAGTAAAATAGAGCCCCCGTTTATCTGATTAACTACAACTTGATTATAGTTAAGATTTTTTACAGATGGAACAGAGTAATTACTTAGTATATAAAATAAAGGAATAAGTATAATAATTATAATCAAAATAGCAATAATAAATCCTATATATTCAGACTGACCTAACATTCTAGAACTTTTATTCATAGATATTTCACTCATAATAATCACAAATAATACCAATACTCTGTTATACCATAGATGACAGTAATGTTCATTGGTTGATTAATTATTATATAAAATGGAATATTTGGAAAATTATATTGCAGTCGCGTCCCATTTTGATATGATAATGTGACATTTCGTGCATTATAAGAATAATTAAGATAAGGATTGTTAATCTCACACATAATACATAATTCACCAGTGGTATGAAAGGAATATTTGCCCCCCATTATCCAATAAGTGTTGTTATAATTATAAACTGTATTATTAAGTATCAGACAAACAGATGATGGGGCATTTATAGCTGATATATATACTCGATAATAATTATAATTGTTCTTGTAATTTATATATACTTTTGGATTAGCATTAGTAGGAGGAATAAATACCAAAAACGATTTCGTAATATATGTCTTCCCATTGTATGTTGAATTAGAGTAAACATAATGCATGATTACGCCATTACTTTGTTGAGAGGTATCATTAAATTGTAGAGTATACACTGTAATATTTGCGTATCCTGCATATATAGAAATTGTGGTACTACCTTTAATAGTATAGTTCTGACCATCTACATTAACTATAACATTTACATTATTGTCATTAGTAATCACGTTTAGATTAACCGTAGTAAGTAAGGGAGAATAATTTCCAATTAACACCACAGGTTGACCCTCTAAAGTTACTTGTATACCTTGGCTTACAGTAGAATTCACAATAGCTTTTCCAAGCACAATCCAGTTATGAAAGGTCCCAGTAATTATTTGACCTTTAGAGTTTTGATAATAGACATAAGTAGGTGCTTTAACTTTAAAGGATCCACTCTGATTTGGGAAAGATACTGGCGTAGTATAATTTACAAAATTTCCGTTAATATTTGTGGAAATATTCGTCGAGACTGAAAGTGGGCCAGATGTCTGATATATTTGGGTTAAAATCTCAACTCCGCCTTTTCCGCCAGTTGCAAAAGGTCCTATAGATGAACCAGGTTGGAGAAAGAATATATTACCAAGAGAGGTGACTATTATAATAGGCCTATTGGCGACGTAACTAGGTAAATTCAGTACTTGACCTTTGGAAATAATCAACGGATAATTCAATGAAGTTATATTAGTCCATACACCGTTTGTATTCAGATAAAGAATTCCAACTATTGTAAGATTTGAAGGGGGTTCAAAAGTACCGTTAGAGTATTCAATGTATATCGAACTTCCGTTATAATAAAATGAAGGATGACCAGTCGTCACTTGAGATACTTGAAGGTTCTGTAGATATACGTAATTATTTACAACAGATTGGGTAGATACATTGCTTTGCGACAAATTCTGCAAATAAAAGAGAATAGGAATAAAGACAACAAGAACTATGAAGACTAAAATTATAGCGGAAATTGTATTGGATAAAGCACGGCTATTCATTTTTAACCACCATTTTGTGAAGTAGATCCACCATATTCCCATTCCTGGTAGTTAACTATTATCATAGGGGAGTTGATATACAAAGTACCATAGTTAAGATAATAGGTATAAACACTTCTACTTGACGTTGAATCATACACTGTGACATTAATTGGGCAAGAGTGAAGCCCGACATATTGTACTGTATTCCCGCCCTGATGTTTTGTATATATGTAAATCGTAAAATTGCCATATAGTGCTAGACTATAATCATTTACAATCTGGAGTTCAGTTCCTTGTTTAAAATAAATCTTCTCTGGTACATAATTCTTTATATTACCGAGAACGATCTGTTGATTAGTGCCCATTATTTGAACTTGTAATAGTTGCCCTGCTATGCTTATGTTAACTGGTGTGCTGTTTTTAACCGCCCATACTCCATTAGGGAAATAGAAGTAATTTTCGGCTATAACCAAATAGTAATTTTGAAAAACATTGTAATTACCAGTTATGTTACCACTACCGTTTACAAATACCTCGTAGGTACCTACTACACTTATTTTATTGGTTGATGAAGATAATCCAGTATATCTATAACATGTTATTTGACCCCCTAATAGGGGTTTTGAGAAATATCCTCCAGGTGAAGTATAGTTAAAGGTTATGTTATAGTAGGACGGAAATTGTATAATATGGTATCCATAGGTTAGGTTTAATTGTATACCACCTTTACCTACTTGATAAGTTTTATTATCTATTATAACTGGGATCGTTGAGTTGAGCGAAGTTAAAGTATATTTTATATTTCCTCCAGAGTTGCGATTTCCATGACTAAGTGTTACACTTCCACTTACTGTAGTTCCTACTCCTAAAGGTATTCCATTAGTATTTATTGTGACTGTAAATTTCTGAGTATACGCTTTATATATTGCTGTTAAAACTAATGGTCCACTTACTGTAAATGATGTACTCAAGGATGCAGGAGAATTCAGGTTACCATACCCTACTATGGTCCAGTTTTGAAATACTGCAGTCAAACCATAACCGGGGAGAAATATTGTAGAGCTGTTTTTATCTGCTATGGAATAGGTTCCAGGATTTAAATAGAATATTTGCGGGGTATTTGAAGTAAGGGTAGCAAGCACTACTTGGATACTTATTGGGATTACTTTACTTCCATTTAATACGAAGGCAGTAACGTATATTGGAACTTTTCCAGCTGGGCCAGATATGGTAACAGTAGTGACTGAAGTATTAGGGTTAAGGAAGTAGAAATTAGCTTCAGAGGATATTATCAATATGGGATTATTAAAAGCTTGCTTAGGCAAAGGTATTTTTTGATTACCAAATACTACTATGCTATTATTTAATGTTGGAACCCATGTACTTCCGTTGAAATAATATATTTGAGATATATTAAAGGGTTGTATTAGTGAGTTATAATAAAATTGTATAAATGGATTTTGCGAAGAATTATAATAAATATTTGGATTTCCTCGAAATATTTGATTCTGCTGTTGCTGTTGAAGTTGTTGATATGCAGTACCTGCTATTTGACCTTGGCTAGAATATATTGGAGTGGAATTTAATATCAAAAATGCAGGTATTAAAACTGATAATAATATAATAAGTAATATAATCATAAATATAGCTGAAGACAATGCCTTCATGTAGAGGGTACCCCCGTGAAAGTATATCCTATTCTAAACCAATAACCATTAGAATTATATAAAACCCAAATAATAATTTATGTAATTACTATTAGCCACATTATTTACCACAACTGTTATCGGCGTATTGAATGGTACAGTGTAAACGCTTATTGGAGAATCATAAATTATTCTTCCATTAACATCGTATATTGGACTGGTTATCGTTAAAGTTTTTGCTTGAGTTCCATTTGGCAAGTAAACCGAAAATGAGGGTGGTGTTAAGGGTGTTAATAATGCTACATCTTGCTGAAGATAAGAAGGTTCTGGAAATACTAATATTTCCACTTTTCCAGTCACTGCTGGATTATATACCTCAATTACTGTACTCCCCGATTGAGAGGTTGAGGAAACCAACAAAGGGCCTACTGAAATAGAAGATAAAGATGAAAGAGAACTAGCTTGTTGCTGACCTATGCTGAAGAGTTCATGAGGTATCAAATAAGAGGAGATAAAGCCAAATAACACTAACCCTATCAAAACAACTGCAATAACTATTATGAACTCCTCAACTACTGACGATGGCATCTGTAAATAATAATAAGAAAAGCTTATATATAAAATTTGTTGATATTATTCTATATGCCTAGTACTGTAGTGAATCTTTTAATTATTGTAGTTACAATCTTGATTGCCATATCTGGTTTCACATTATATGCGACATACATTTCCACACAAGGTTTATCTCTCTTACAACAAGAATACGTTATTGGAATTTCAAAAAATATACAAATCACACTATCACAATTAACGTATAAAGGTTTACAACCAAGTTATAAATATTTTAATGTAAGTTACTTAGTGTGGGTAAAATCACCTACTTCTGAAATTACTGTCATACCATTCGTAGCCTCTCCACAAGTAAATCCGTATTACTATTCACCTCCACAGACCCAGAATGCATCCTTGTTCTTTTCATCAGCAAAAGGTTATATTCAAGTCAAGAATTTCTCCTTCACGTCTAATGTATATTCACCTCAACAAGGACAATTTTTAGGTAAAGTCAACGCTTACGCTTTTAATATTAGCTCTAACCAAACGTACATTCTATCAGCCAAAATAAGGCCTGGGCAAATAATAATCCTTTGGATCTTGTATTATTATAATGGAAAATGGTATAGAATTGATTATACTTATATAAATCCAACTAATGCTGGCTTAGGACTTTTTGCGTTAAGTAGTAGCGGTAACTACGTAGCTAATAGTGGAAATCTGAATAACCCTGCTCCTCATATAGTAACTAGTCAGGGTGGGCTGGGATTTGGCTTATGGTTTCAACAAAAAACGAACGCTACAACTAAGACATTAATATTAAATGTTACTATTTCACCTACTGCAAATGGAGATAATTTTTCAATTCTAATTTGGGAGATAGGAAATAAATTGTATGTTGGAACTTATGATTATAATAGCAAAACTCAATATCAAACATATTTATATTCAATAGCTCAAGGTTATTGGTATTTCATTAATTTTAGTTTCGGATCTCTGTTAAAATCTACCAACAGCGTTAATATCACATTATACTCCTCAACCGGTAAGTTACTTAACTACACTAAAAACGGACTATCCATTCCTGAAAGCAATGGTTATATATCAGTAGTATCATTTGGCTCAAGATCATTAGTAAATGTAATATCTCAAGCCTTTTTTGTTACTTTACAAAGTGGCAATAGTGTTTCACTCACATCCTTCTATAATGTATCAACAATAATGCTTAAGAATGGCTTTGTTTACAATAATACCTATAATTATAATTGGACAATAGTACACTCCAATTTCCTTAACGCAATAGGATATTGGTACTTCGTATACCCATCATATCCACCTCCAAATGTTATTAATGGGATTC
The nucleotide sequence above comes from Sulfolobus tengchongensis. Encoded proteins:
- a CDS encoding (Fe-S)-binding protein, coding for MISEEQLNFIRKNLVKYLMEDYLPFPVNKSVCYEWANGLNIKKGGETILYTGCAYQLAELGKKFDEILPSLSRFKGVERFSSFLKVFYKPKDERSNKILRNIAMILKKTQDFGYLYDEEPYSGTILLEMGMIEEFKEYAKKLVDFFSSHNVKKIITVDPHTHYTLFRIKEMISWNVEIVNYFEVLRGVKIRGEGTYVFHDSCLYSRFLGMRDIIRDIIKNSGIILKEDEMVTGKETSMCCGGPLAPVNKEISDKIAKSRAEALKSVNSKVLLACPFCYANLSPYVEAYDFAEVIKGE
- a CDS encoding MBL fold metallo-hydrolase, whose protein sequence is MIVKNFITGPLATNTYLVISQNEAIIIDAGGDMNEVINEIRKNKLSLKYIIATHGHFDHIMGVNQLKNEFPSTKFLINEKDLGLLKRASSMASTFLNLSISDIVSPDEYIREGDVIKIGENSLKVIETPGHTMGSICVLTNGYIFTGDTLFYGTVGRTDLGGSEKLLRESLERLKQLQDELIVYPGHGPFTILGYEKVKNPFLTIDILP
- a CDS encoding ATP-binding protein; this translates as MIFVNMIFIDRERELESLRQRLNSPNFELIIIYGRRRIGKTTLILKATENTENSIYYLATEGNNLQKFKEISRKKFPEIEYIKEDWEALFNFLKDKVIIIDEFPYMIEEDKTIISTFQRIVDNILKNSKTKLVLLGSSISIMENALSYKSPLYGRRTASMKIKELKFKDLKYYNLSIEEAIKIYGFAGGVPFYLNKVRTPFYNWINEELKKPDSFIKDEIDFLLRYEFKDISTYKEILFAISLGKNTLGEIKDFVKVKGDISSYLKKLERIELISREVPVTEGIRSKRGRYIIVDNFTNFWFRFIYPNLSLIEEGKYEIDEKEYNEYLGLVFEKICREYIKDKYNVKKIGKQWWKDIEIDILALGDMKIAGECKWSENVNPVKILSNLEEKLKKLDISVDKYIIFARSFSNNEKIDKAEFIDIKNIRKWFFS